From Spiroplasma endosymbiont of Diplazon laetatorius:
CAGTTACAAAAGAAAAACTAGAAATTTATAAAAAATATAATATCAACAGAATAAGTATGGGTGTTCAAACTTTTGATAATGATTTATTAAAGAAAATAGGAAGAATCCATAATAATTCAATTGCTATAAATGCTTATAAGTTAATAAGAGAAGTTGGATTTAAAAATGTAAGCATAGATTTGATGTATAACTTATATGATCAAACTAAAGAAAACATCGCTGTAGATTTAAATTACATTAAAGAACTTAAACCAGATCATATTTCATGATATTCACTTATCATGAAAAAAAAATCTGTTTGAGGAAGAAAAAATATGAAGGTTCCAGAAAATGATGAACTATTTGATGAAATAGTAAATCAAGGTTTAAAAGACTTGGGATATATTAGATATGAGATTTCAAATTACGCTTTAGGAGAAAAAAATAAATCTTATCACAATATGACTTATTGAAATAATTCTATATTTGCAGGTGTTGGAATTGGAGCAACAGGTTTTGAACAAATAGAAGGTAAATACTTTTTAACTAAAAATGAAGGTAATATTTTAAATTACACAAAAGAATTTGAAGAATTAACTCAAGAAGATTATTATTTTCAAATAATAATGATGGGATTAAGGCTTGTAGAAGGTATAGATACATCTTTAGAAATAAATAAAGAAATTTATACTTTCTATAAAGAAAAAATTAATCAAAAAATTGATGAAAATTTACTTGAAATAGTAAATAATAAACTTAGATGTACAGAAAGGGGATTTAATATCTTAAACGAGATATTAATAGATTTTTTATAATATGAAAAAAGCTTTAATAGTTGTTGATTATCAATTTGATTTTGCAGATCCAAAAGGAAAGTTATATGTTCCTCAAGGAGAAGTGATTAAAAATGGAATTGAAGATAAAATAAACGAATATAAGAATAATGGTGACTATGTGGTTTTCTCTGGAGACTTTCATCCAATGGAACATGTTTCATTCTCTCAATGAGGAGAACATTGTGTTGTTAACTCAGCAGGATCTGAATTCTATGTAGATAGTTCAAAAGTAGATTTAATTATAAGAAAAGGAACAGAACTTGATTATGATAGTTATTCTGCTTTTTATGTTGCTCAAGATTTAAAAGTTGACTCAGGACTTAATGACTGATTAAAAGAGAGAGAAGTAAATCAATTAGAAATTTGCGGATTAGCTTTAGATGTTTGTGTTAAAGCAACTTATGAAGATGCTGTTGAAAAAGGTTATGAAAGTGTAATAAATTACGAACTTTCAAGAGCAATAAATTAAATACAACCATTTAGGTTGTATTTTTATTATGTTAATGTTTTTGGCGCTTTGCTTTTTTTTTTTTTTTTTGACTATAATGAAAATGTTCAGATACTTATTATTTTTTTTATGGAGAGGAACAAAATATGAAAAAAATATTAAGTTTTTTAGGGACAATAACTTTAGTTTCAATGACTGGTGCTAGTGTTGTCGCGTGTAATAAAACACCAGTTGATGAAGTTATAGATGAGGCTCAAGACCCTATTATAGAGAGCATTGAAAATAAGACAATCAAAGTGGGGAAACAAATTGAATTTAAAATTACTATTAAAAATAGAATTGAAAATGAAAAAATATCTTTTAAGATAGATGATAGTTCACTTTTAAGTTTTGATTATAATGAGGAAACAGAGATAGCAACCTTAAAAGCTATAAAAGCAGGAAGAACAAAAA
This genomic window contains:
- the hemW gene encoding radical SAM family heme chaperone HemW; translated protein: MDRKINSLYVHIPFCEHICFYCDFVKVKKPQDPKVIEKYLDRLKDELDSYGNNLDNIQSIYIGGGTPSCLNEEQTIVMCEMLLKYTQKENFEYSIELNPESVTKEKLEIYKKYNINRISMGVQTFDNDLLKKIGRIHNNSIAINAYKLIREVGFKNVSIDLMYNLYDQTKENIAVDLNYIKELKPDHISWYSLIMKKKSVWGRKNMKVPENDELFDEIVNQGLKDLGYIRYEISNYALGEKNKSYHNMTYWNNSIFAGVGIGATGFEQIEGKYFLTKNEGNILNYTKEFEELTQEDYYFQIIMMGLRLVEGIDTSLEINKEIYTFYKEKINQKIDENLLEIVNNKLRCTERGFNILNEILIDFL
- a CDS encoding isochorismatase family protein, whose amino-acid sequence is MKKALIVVDYQFDFADPKGKLYVPQGEVIKNGIEDKINEYKNNGDYVVFSGDFHPMEHVSFSQWGEHCVVNSAGSEFYVDSSKVDLIIRKGTELDYDSYSAFYVAQDLKVDSGLNDWLKEREVNQLEICGLALDVCVKATYEDAVEKGYESVINYELSRAIN